The proteins below come from a single Miscanthus floridulus cultivar M001 chromosome 1, ASM1932011v1, whole genome shotgun sequence genomic window:
- the LOC136499971 gene encoding uncharacterized protein: protein MDGGDGSPVITDSERRAYRYGHRASPRLPGMRKSWSNYSLAGYGGGGRASCVCAPTTHPGSFRCKHHRHASNLGAAAAAQVADEAPAADADAKHREQEGQETAPAADQADKSS from the coding sequence ATGGACGGCGGCGACGGCAGCCCGGTGATCACGGACAGCGAGCGGCGGGCGTACCGGTACGGGCACCGGGCGTCGCCAAGGCTGCCGGGCATGCGCAAGTCGTGGTCCAACTACTCGCTCGCCGGCTACGGCGGGGGTGGCAGGGCCTCGTGCGTGTGCGCGCCCACCACGCACCCGGGCTCCTTCCGCTGCAAGCACCACCGCCACGCCTCCAACCTcggtgccgccgccgcggcgcaggTCGCTGATGAGGCCCCCGCGGCCGACGCCGACGCGAAGCACCGCGAGCAAGAGGGCCAGGAAACGGCGCCCGCCGCCGATCAGGCGGACAAGTCGTCGTGA